One Lentibacillus cibarius DNA window includes the following coding sequences:
- a CDS encoding ClpP family protease: protein MEKEPEKKGDQNQGDQANNSSLVQKIQQLGQSNVPQAPDSNIHVLSIIGQIEGHVQLPAQNKTTKYEHMLPQLIAIEQNPKIEGLIVLLNTVGGDVEAGLALSEMIASISKPTASIVLGGGHSIGVPIATAADYSFITPTATMTIHPIRLNGLVIGVPQTFEYMDKMQDRVVDFVTQHSNIKEEKFKELMFARGNLTRDIGTNVVGDDAVEYGLIDGIGGVTEAMQKLNEMIDENKGPEEQVIQ from the coding sequence ATGGAAAAAGAACCAGAAAAGAAAGGTGATCAGAACCAGGGTGATCAGGCGAATAATTCGTCATTAGTACAAAAGATACAGCAGTTGGGCCAATCCAATGTCCCGCAAGCACCTGATTCCAATATTCATGTACTGTCAATTATTGGGCAGATTGAGGGACATGTACAGCTACCCGCACAAAATAAGACGACAAAATATGAACACATGTTACCGCAGCTTATCGCTATCGAGCAAAATCCTAAAATAGAGGGGTTAATTGTTTTGCTTAATACAGTCGGTGGTGATGTGGAAGCAGGTCTAGCCCTGTCAGAAATGATTGCATCCATATCAAAACCAACTGCTTCCATTGTTTTAGGTGGCGGCCATTCCATAGGTGTACCAATCGCTACTGCTGCAGATTATTCGTTTATCACGCCAACAGCGACGATGACTATTCATCCTATCCGATTAAATGGGCTGGTCATCGGTGTACCGCAGACATTTGAATATATGGATAAGATGCAGGACAGGGTAGTTGACTTTGTAACCCAGCATTCTAATATTAAGGAAGAGAAATTTAAGGAACTCATGTTTGCAAGAGGGAACCTGACTAGGGATATAGGAACGAATGTCGTCGGTGATGATGCCGTCGAATATGGATTGATTGATGGTATCGGTGGTGTAACAGAAGCCATGCAAAAACTGAATGAAATGATTGATGAGAATAAAGGGCCAGAAGAGCAGGTGATTCAATGA
- a CDS encoding YmfK family protein: MEKTEWYLEYEIQYNRPGLLGDISSLLGMLSINIISINGVENSRRGMLLLSRTEEQIIRLKSIMETMDTIRVTKLRKPKLRDKLAVRHGRYIQSDVDDRKTFRFVRDELGLLVDFMAELYKKEGHKLIGIRGMPRVGKTESVVAASVCANKRWLFVSSTLLKQTIRKELIKGEYSTDNLYIIDGIVSARQANEQHWELIREIMQLSAVKVIEHPDMFVQQTEYKLSDFDYIIELRSNENEEITYEPVENNQFGQGDGFSMFDF, encoded by the coding sequence ATGGAAAAAACAGAATGGTACCTTGAATATGAAATTCAATATAATCGACCTGGCTTATTAGGCGATATTTCCTCGCTTCTTGGGATGCTTTCCATCAATATCATTTCGATTAATGGTGTGGAAAATTCAAGACGTGGGATGCTGCTCTTATCCAGAACAGAAGAACAAATTATTCGATTGAAATCAATTATGGAGACAATGGATACAATACGAGTAACGAAACTGCGCAAACCGAAACTGCGCGACAAACTGGCTGTTCGTCATGGACGATATATTCAAAGTGATGTGGATGACCGGAAAACGTTTCGGTTTGTCCGAGATGAGCTTGGACTGTTGGTTGACTTTATGGCTGAGCTGTATAAAAAAGAGGGACATAAGTTAATTGGTATTCGTGGAATGCCGCGTGTTGGTAAAACGGAATCAGTTGTGGCAGCAAGTGTCTGTGCAAATAAGCGATGGCTATTCGTTTCGAGTACGCTACTAAAGCAAACCATCCGAAAAGAATTAATTAAGGGCGAGTACAGCACCGATAATCTTTACATTATTGACGGCATTGTATCTGCCAGGCAAGCCAACGAACAACATTGGGAACTGATTCGTGAAATTATGCAGCTGTCCGCCGTTAAAGTAATTGAGCATCCTGATATGTTTGTACAGCAGACCGAGTACAAATTGAGTGACTTTGACTATATCATCGAACTTCGCAGTAATGAAAATGAAGAGATTACATACGAACCAGTTGAAAATAACCAGTTCGGCCAGGGAGATGGTTTTTCAATGTTTGACTTTTAA
- the ymfI gene encoding elongation factor P 5-aminopentanone reductase, with translation MGRNVLVIGASGDIGTAIYKQLVTEGDQLILHYHQNKKALEGNKSDLHQESILMEIQADLSTSGGLNHLLKQLTLPIDALIFASGKAHFGLFQDTEETIMDNMLALHVKAPWLISRHVLPQMIARKKGKIIMVTSIWGEVGASNEVVYSSVKGAQNSFVKALAKEVAPSGISVNAVSPGFIETKMNEHLLADEKDMIIQDIPASRAGTVDDVAHTVSFLMNEKSGYINGEIMHVTGGWLS, from the coding sequence ATGGGGAGAAACGTATTAGTAATTGGTGCAAGCGGCGATATTGGTACCGCCATATATAAACAGCTTGTCACTGAAGGTGATCAGCTGATTTTGCATTACCATCAGAATAAGAAGGCGTTAGAAGGAAATAAATCAGATTTGCACCAAGAGTCAATTCTAATGGAGATACAGGCAGATCTTAGTACTTCAGGTGGGCTGAATCATTTGTTAAAACAGCTTACACTTCCTATAGATGCGCTCATATTCGCAAGTGGGAAAGCACATTTTGGGCTTTTTCAGGATACAGAAGAAACCATCATGGACAACATGCTGGCATTGCATGTGAAAGCGCCATGGCTTATATCCAGACACGTGCTTCCTCAAATGATTGCACGGAAAAAAGGGAAAATCATTATGGTTACATCCATCTGGGGGGAAGTAGGCGCCAGCAATGAAGTCGTGTATTCATCGGTTAAGGGCGCGCAAAACAGTTTCGTCAAAGCACTTGCGAAAGAAGTTGCACCGTCCGGAATTTCCGTGAATGCCGTGAGCCCGGGATTTATTGAAACAAAAATGAACGAACATTTGCTGGCGGATGAAAAAGATATGATTATACAGGACATTCCTGCAAGTCGAGCTGGCACTGTGGATGATGTTGCACATACAGTTAGTTTTTTAATGAATGAAAAGTCCGGCTATATCAATGGAGAAATTATGCATGTAACAGGTGGGTGGCTATCCTAA
- the yfmH gene encoding EF-P 5-aminopentanol modification-associated protein YfmH, producing MNKFSYDTIKEVLYKEQLTNGLTVYLLPKPEMAKTYGIFATNYGSIDQTFVPINETEQVTVPEGVAHFLEHKMFEKEDRDVFADFGKQGASANAYTSFTKTAYLFAATNQIDKNVETLLDFVQDPYFSDKSVEKEKGIIAQEIEMYNDQPDWQSFMGTLRSLFHHHPVKVDIAGTVDSIRTINKDDLYTCYHTFYHPSNMTLFIAGNFDAEHMMKLIKTNQQDKHFAEMEEVKREFPEEPSTVAQKENKIAMPVSVPKCTIGIKESATALRGDAFLKKDLLQNMVLDFYFSKGGPFYRQLYEEQLIDESFHFETNLEKNFGYSLIGGNTTNPDLFADKLRKMLTSTNQATFTAEEVERMKKKKIGQLLRAMNSLEFIANKYIHYDTVGIDLFTIIPTIQSLTMEDLSRIGFRKIV from the coding sequence GTGAATAAATTCTCCTATGATACGATTAAAGAAGTTCTTTATAAGGAGCAGCTTACGAATGGCCTAACCGTTTACCTGCTACCAAAACCCGAAATGGCAAAAACATACGGTATCTTTGCAACCAATTATGGTTCGATTGACCAAACGTTTGTCCCAATCAATGAGACGGAACAAGTAACCGTGCCGGAAGGAGTTGCTCACTTCCTTGAACATAAAATGTTTGAAAAAGAAGACCGCGATGTGTTTGCTGACTTTGGTAAACAAGGAGCCTCGGCAAATGCTTATACATCGTTTACCAAAACAGCCTATTTATTTGCTGCTACCAATCAAATTGACAAAAATGTCGAGACATTACTCGATTTTGTACAAGATCCTTACTTTTCAGATAAGTCAGTCGAGAAAGAAAAAGGAATTATTGCACAGGAAATTGAAATGTACAATGATCAGCCAGATTGGCAATCATTCATGGGGACACTCCGGAGTCTGTTTCACCATCATCCCGTGAAGGTTGACATTGCCGGAACGGTTGATTCCATCCGTACGATTAACAAGGATGATTTATACACTTGTTACCACACGTTTTATCACCCCAGCAATATGACGCTTTTTATTGCTGGGAACTTCGATGCCGAACATATGATGAAATTGATCAAGACCAACCAGCAAGATAAACATTTTGCTGAAATGGAAGAAGTGAAACGCGAATTTCCTGAAGAGCCTTCCACTGTAGCGCAGAAGGAAAATAAAATTGCCATGCCTGTTTCGGTCCCGAAGTGTACCATTGGCATTAAGGAATCGGCTACTGCTCTCAGAGGAGATGCTTTTCTGAAGAAAGACTTATTGCAAAATATGGTACTTGATTTTTACTTTTCCAAAGGCGGCCCTTTTTACCGGCAATTATACGAAGAGCAGCTAATTGACGAAAGCTTCCACTTTGAAACGAATTTGGAGAAAAATTTCGGGTACTCTTTGATTGGTGGGAATACCACTAATCCTGATCTGTTTGCTGATAAACTACGGAAGATGCTGACATCAACAAATCAAGCTACGTTTACTGCTGAAGAAGTTGAGCGCATGAAGAAAAAGAAAATTGGTCAGCTATTACGAGCAATGAATTCTTTGGAGTTCATTGCAAATAAATACATTCATTATGATACAGTCGGTATTGATTTATTTACCATTATTCCTACTATCCAATCATTGACAATGGAGGATTTGTCCAGGATTGGATTCAGGAAAATCGTTTAG
- a CDS encoding FtsK/SpoIIIE family DNA translocase, with product MLAKKKRKNKKNQLTKQVKSELLGLLFLFIAIFGSGASAISDGAIPGGLEYIFRFFLGIWYFIASVFLLLTGIILMIKRRLPIFHSKKMIGFYIIFGGLLLFTHIETYESLLAIPANQSVINATWDSIITFVNGDGDAAQTGGGMIGAMLLVFSYYLFSAAGAKIVSIFSILIGIIFMTDFSLGDFFAKVAKRIAAMMRSMKERLLEFKVSRKENDSDIGDVPDIELANNHEQDEPLIQDFTDVAYSFDPPPPEKNTKPATEMPEADHSHRAETGLDGTHEDHEEHEVYEDSPLPMTETENHEYELPSSNLLAEPTQSSQQQEKSQIQATVRKLERTFQSFGVKARVTKVHVGPAVTKYEVSPEAGVKVSKIVNLHDDLALALAAKDIRIEAPIPGKSAVGIEVPNEEIAMVSLREVLDSSPAKQSAKLLFALGRDISGDAVVSELSKMPHMLIAGATGSGKSVCVNGIITTILMRAKPHEVKMMMIDPKKVELNVYNGIPHLLTPVVTDPKKASRALKKIVDEMERRYELFSDTSTRNIEGYNEYIRKYNQTVPEEEQQPNLPYIVVLVDELADLMMVASNDVEDAITRLAQMARAAGIHLILATQRPSVDVITGVIKANIPSRIAFSVSSATDSRTILDAGGAEKLLGRGDMLFMPVGSSKPMRVQGAFLSDEEVERIVDHCIDQQKASYQEEMIPEETSEAASDVDDELYDEAVQLITEMQSASVSMLQRRFRIGYNRAARLIDAMEERGVVGPYEGSKPRTVLVSHMNEEKTS from the coding sequence ATGTTGGCAAAGAAAAAAAGAAAAAATAAGAAGAACCAATTAACGAAACAAGTAAAATCTGAATTGCTCGGACTGCTTTTTTTATTTATAGCTATTTTTGGAAGCGGGGCCAGTGCTATAAGTGATGGCGCGATTCCCGGTGGTCTAGAGTATATTTTTCGGTTTTTTCTAGGAATCTGGTATTTTATTGCATCTGTTTTTCTGCTGCTAACAGGAATAATATTGATGATCAAGCGACGTTTGCCGATATTTCACAGTAAAAAAATGATAGGTTTTTATATCATCTTTGGTGGTTTATTACTCTTTACTCACATAGAAACATATGAAAGTCTGCTTGCCATACCGGCTAACCAGTCAGTAATCAACGCTACATGGGACAGTATTATTACTTTCGTTAATGGTGATGGTGATGCTGCTCAAACTGGGGGCGGAATGATTGGTGCTATGTTGCTCGTATTTAGTTACTATTTATTCTCTGCTGCTGGTGCGAAAATCGTTTCTATTTTTTCCATTTTAATTGGTATTATTTTTATGACAGACTTTTCGTTGGGAGACTTCTTTGCGAAAGTTGCAAAACGAATAGCGGCTATGATGCGTTCAATGAAGGAGCGGCTACTGGAATTCAAGGTTTCCAGAAAAGAGAATGATAGTGACATTGGTGATGTTCCAGATATAGAACTTGCAAATAATCATGAGCAAGATGAGCCTTTAATTCAAGACTTTACGGATGTAGCGTATTCGTTTGATCCACCGCCACCAGAAAAAAATACGAAGCCCGCAACTGAAATGCCAGAGGCGGACCATAGTCATAGAGCGGAGACGGGATTAGATGGCACACATGAGGATCACGAGGAACATGAGGTGTATGAGGATAGTCCGCTACCAATGACTGAAACGGAAAACCATGAATATGAGCTGCCTTCTTCCAATCTATTAGCGGAACCAACACAAAGTTCCCAGCAACAGGAGAAGTCACAAATTCAGGCTACTGTACGGAAATTGGAGCGGACTTTTCAAAGTTTTGGGGTGAAAGCAAGGGTAACCAAAGTGCATGTCGGTCCCGCTGTAACGAAATATGAAGTTTCCCCTGAAGCAGGTGTTAAGGTTAGTAAGATAGTTAATTTACATGATGATCTTGCCTTAGCTTTAGCTGCCAAAGATATCCGGATTGAAGCACCGATACCGGGTAAATCTGCAGTTGGTATTGAGGTGCCGAACGAGGAAATTGCCATGGTTTCACTTAGAGAAGTTCTCGACAGCTCACCCGCTAAACAATCTGCCAAACTATTATTTGCACTTGGCCGCGATATATCTGGTGATGCGGTCGTCTCTGAATTAAGTAAAATGCCGCACATGCTTATAGCCGGCGCGACAGGAAGCGGGAAAAGTGTCTGTGTAAATGGAATCATTACGACTATCTTAATGCGCGCTAAACCACATGAAGTTAAAATGATGATGATTGACCCTAAAAAGGTAGAGCTGAATGTCTATAATGGAATACCACATTTATTGACGCCCGTTGTTACTGACCCTAAAAAAGCATCTAGAGCATTGAAGAAAATTGTTGATGAGATGGAACGGCGCTATGAATTATTTTCGGATACTAGCACACGTAATATAGAAGGATATAATGAATATATCCGCAAGTATAACCAAACAGTTCCGGAAGAGGAGCAGCAGCCAAATCTGCCATATATTGTTGTGTTGGTGGACGAGCTTGCCGACTTGATGATGGTCGCCTCCAACGATGTGGAAGATGCGATTACAAGACTTGCACAAATGGCAAGAGCTGCCGGTATTCACTTAATCTTGGCAACACAGCGCCCTTCTGTTGATGTCATCACTGGTGTCATTAAAGCAAATATTCCTTCCCGGATTGCATTTAGCGTATCATCTGCAACGGATTCACGGACCATCCTTGATGCAGGTGGGGCTGAAAAGCTGTTGGGACGTGGAGATATGTTGTTCATGCCCGTTGGTTCCTCTAAACCGATGAGGGTACAGGGAGCGTTTTTATCTGACGAAGAAGTGGAGCGTATTGTCGATCATTGTATTGATCAGCAGAAAGCATCTTACCAGGAAGAGATGATTCCGGAAGAAACAAGTGAAGCGGCTTCAGATGTCGATGATGAATTATATGATGAAGCAGTCCAACTTATTACTGAAATGCAAAGTGCCAGTGTATCGATGCTGCAGCGGCGGTTCCGGATTGGTTACAACCGTGCTGCACGGCTTATTGACGCCATGGAAGAGCGAGGGGTCGTTGGTCCATATGAAGGAAGTAAGCCACGTACTGTACTCGTCTCACATATGAATGAGGAAAAGACATCATAA
- the dapA gene encoding 4-hydroxy-tetrahydrodipicolinate synthase — protein MDFGRILTAMVTPFDEHGQIDLDKTDQLIEHLLDNGSDGLVAGGTTGESPTLTKQEKITLFRHIVKTVNNRVPVIAGTGSNDTAASIALTKEVETLGVDGIMLVAPYYNKPNPEGLYQHFAAIARETTLPVMLYNIPGRSVVKMDADTIIRLSEMENIVSVKEASGDLDQVSKIIEHTADDFSVYSGEDSISLPMMSVGADGVVSVASHIAGNEMQDMVHAYQLGETVRAASIHRKLVPIMNGLFAQPSPAPVKTALNMKGIDVGNVRLPLVSLTDSEKDTLKNLLKNIGI, from the coding sequence ATGGACTTTGGTAGGATTTTAACCGCGATGGTAACTCCATTTGATGAGCATGGTCAAATTGACTTGGATAAAACAGATCAATTGATTGAACATTTGCTTGACAACGGAAGTGACGGACTCGTTGCAGGCGGAACAACCGGTGAATCACCTACACTTACCAAGCAAGAAAAAATAACCCTTTTTAGGCACATCGTTAAAACGGTGAATAATCGTGTACCAGTCATTGCTGGAACGGGAAGTAATGATACAGCTGCTTCCATAGCTTTGACAAAAGAAGTTGAAACACTAGGTGTCGATGGAATCATGCTTGTTGCGCCATATTATAATAAACCCAATCCTGAAGGGCTTTACCAGCATTTTGCAGCAATTGCACGTGAAACCACCTTACCGGTTATGCTGTATAACATCCCGGGGCGTTCCGTTGTGAAGATGGATGCTGATACGATTATTCGTTTAAGTGAAATGGAGAATATCGTTTCGGTAAAAGAGGCTAGTGGTGACCTTGATCAGGTGTCTAAGATTATTGAGCATACAGCTGATGATTTCAGTGTTTATTCCGGTGAGGACAGTATATCGCTGCCAATGATGTCTGTTGGTGCCGATGGCGTTGTTTCGGTTGCATCACATATTGCCGGAAATGAAATGCAGGATATGGTTCATGCTTATCAACTAGGGGAAACGGTAAGGGCTGCATCAATTCATCGTAAGTTGGTACCAATTATGAACGGCCTGTTTGCCCAACCTTCACCAGCACCGGTTAAAACGGCATTGAACATGAAAGGGATTGATGTCGGAAATGTCCGCCTTCCGCTTGTGTCACTCACCGATTCAGAAAAAGATACGTTAAAAAATTTGCTTAAAAATATCGGCATTTAA
- a CDS encoding YlzJ-like family protein, translating into MILYTPLSETDIFPVSEQELNKRHCVSHKGKQLFVEELEDGQYQLLQLISTDPNDFMNGDYTPGTILK; encoded by the coding sequence ATGATTTTATATACGCCTCTTTCGGAAACAGACATTTTTCCTGTTTCCGAACAAGAGCTTAATAAGCGACACTGTGTATCGCACAAAGGTAAGCAATTATTTGTTGAGGAATTAGAAGATGGACAATACCAATTATTGCAGCTAATTTCGACGGATCCAAATGATTTTATGAATGGTGACTACACCCCTGGAACTATTTTAAAGTAA
- the yfmF gene encoding EF-P 5-aminopentanol modification-associated protein YfmF — protein sequence MTEKLETVIPGNGVHIHLVPGKKFKTVSITAKFRAPLSRDTITKRALLPYVLQQGTLTYPDRSAMQAKLDELYGAVLSVDSSKKGNNHIITIRLETANQKFISDEASIMDEAVNLLKEVIFHPISENEAFLPSVVDREKSTLQQKMNSIVDDKMRYANMRLIDKMCSNERYGLHVQGYEDDLKSITAENLYAYYQSVLKTDQLDIYVSGDFESGVMEEKIKSEFERDRDWDSKEAMAEPDSEKQSGGPNEMIETQEIQQAKLHFGYRTHITYADSDYAALHVFNGLFGGFPSSKLFINVREKNSLAYYAASKFESHKGLLFVFSGIAPEDYGQAREIIEKQLEAMKNGDFTEEEMTNTKALIINQLLETMDDSRGLIELLYQQVVADTELSPLDLVEGIKNVSKEDVVNAANKCDLDTIYLLTSKGGASSE from the coding sequence ATGACCGAAAAGCTGGAAACGGTTATTCCCGGGAACGGAGTCCATATACATCTCGTCCCGGGGAAAAAATTCAAGACTGTCAGCATCACCGCAAAATTTAGAGCACCTCTGTCAAGGGATACGATAACCAAACGGGCACTACTGCCATATGTTCTACAGCAGGGGACGCTTACCTATCCGGATAGGAGTGCTATGCAGGCTAAGCTTGATGAGTTGTATGGTGCTGTTTTATCGGTGGATAGCTCCAAAAAAGGCAACAACCACATCATTACCATTCGTCTGGAAACAGCTAATCAAAAATTTATCTCAGATGAAGCGTCTATCATGGACGAGGCGGTTAACTTATTGAAGGAAGTCATTTTTCATCCTATTAGTGAAAATGAAGCATTCCTTCCTTCTGTTGTAGATAGAGAAAAGTCTACACTGCAACAAAAAATGAACAGTATCGTTGACGATAAAATGCGTTATGCAAATATGCGCCTTATTGATAAAATGTGCAGCAATGAACGGTATGGTTTGCATGTTCAAGGCTATGAGGACGATTTAAAGTCCATAACAGCTGAAAATCTGTACGCTTATTACCAGTCTGTTTTGAAAACAGATCAGCTTGACATTTATGTTTCAGGTGATTTCGAAAGTGGCGTTATGGAAGAAAAAATAAAAAGTGAATTCGAACGTGATCGTGACTGGGATTCTAAAGAAGCTATGGCGGAACCAGATTCGGAAAAACAGTCGGGCGGACCGAATGAAATGATAGAAACGCAGGAAATCCAACAGGCAAAGCTGCATTTTGGATACCGGACACATATAACCTATGCTGACAGCGATTACGCTGCACTACATGTTTTTAACGGGTTGTTCGGCGGTTTCCCGAGTTCTAAGTTATTTATCAATGTTCGAGAAAAAAATAGTCTGGCGTATTATGCCGCATCAAAATTTGAAAGTCACAAAGGGCTCTTGTTTGTATTTAGCGGAATCGCCCCTGAAGATTATGGACAGGCACGTGAAATCATTGAGAAACAATTGGAGGCAATGAAAAACGGCGATTTCACTGAAGAAGAAATGACCAACACAAAAGCATTAATCATTAATCAGTTGCTGGAGACGATGGACGATTCCAGGGGCCTGATAGAGCTTTTATATCAACAAGTTGTAGCAGATACAGAATTGTCGCCACTTGACCTGGTGGAGGGTATCAAAAATGTCAGTAAAGAAGATGTCGTCAATGCAGCAAACAAATGCGATCTTGACACCATTTATTTGCTGACGAGTAAAGGAGGCGCTTCTAGTGAATAA
- a CDS encoding GntR family transcriptional regulator — protein MSLKIDSRQLYLQVIDQLKQDIESGKYKPKQKLPSEFQLSKELGVSRATLREALRILEEENIVTRKHGVGTFVNPKPIFSSGIEQLNSVTYMIKESGKTPGSQFLTTEFLEPTADERQKFAPRELESIVKIERVRTADNEPVVFCIDKLPEGLVPVDRVHQTDSLFKLMEAYSGNRIAYAITYIEPVSYHDRIYEILKCDPEQSLLLLKQMHYTAEDEPVLYSVNFFRSDMFSFHVLRKR, from the coding sequence ATGTCGCTAAAAATAGATTCGCGTCAATTATATTTGCAAGTTATCGATCAACTTAAGCAAGATATTGAAAGCGGTAAATACAAACCGAAACAAAAGCTTCCATCTGAATTCCAGTTGTCCAAGGAACTTGGTGTCTCCCGTGCGACGTTGCGTGAAGCATTACGTATACTTGAGGAAGAGAATATCGTGACGCGTAAACATGGGGTAGGGACGTTTGTTAATCCCAAACCAATTTTTTCATCAGGTATCGAACAGTTAAACAGTGTGACTTACATGATAAAAGAATCCGGGAAAACACCGGGATCACAGTTTTTAACGACTGAGTTTCTGGAGCCAACAGCTGACGAGAGGCAGAAGTTTGCACCGAGAGAACTGGAATCGATTGTGAAAATTGAACGTGTCCGGACAGCGGATAATGAGCCGGTTGTATTTTGTATTGACAAATTGCCTGAGGGACTTGTACCCGTAGATAGGGTGCATCAGACAGATTCACTATTCAAGTTGATGGAAGCGTATTCTGGAAACAGGATAGCATATGCGATAACATATATTGAACCTGTCAGTTACCATGACCGGATATATGAGATTCTTAAATGTGATCCTGAACAATCATTATTACTGCTTAAGCAAATGCATTATACAGCTGAAGATGAACCTGTACTATATTCGGTCAACTTCTTCCGTTCGGATATGTTCAGTTTTCATGTTTTAAGGAAACGCTAG
- a CDS encoding DUF3243 domain-containing protein, with protein MSVLDNFDTWKDFLASRLEQAQSQGMGQQTISNMAYEVGDYLANSTDAKNNEQAVLQEIWTAASDDERHAIANAMVKLVQNQGNTK; from the coding sequence ATGTCTGTTCTTGATAATTTTGACACATGGAAAGACTTTTTGGCCAGCAGACTTGAGCAAGCGCAATCACAAGGGATGGGACAGCAAACGATATCGAATATGGCGTATGAAGTTGGTGACTATTTAGCAAATAGTACCGATGCTAAGAATAACGAGCAAGCTGTTCTTCAGGAAATCTGGACTGCTGCATCTGATGATGAGCGTCATGCAATTGCCAATGCAATGGTCAAACTTGTACAGAATCAAGGAAACACAAAATAA
- a CDS encoding helix-turn-helix domain-containing protein, whose protein sequence is MEIGERLKEAREAKNLSLDKLQDMTKIQKRYLDAIEQGNFGILPGKFYARAFIKEYASAVGLDAKELMEEHKDEIPQTEEETPSQYTYIHRSRKDNSPAKGTSVFSLIPTVIVVLLIIGIMAVVWFFAQDTSPDTDNNNEPKEPQEDNAIIRDSGDSEQEDGQYPEENDTGTKDGPGDTSDSEQQDQQDEQTDSSSNEDIDNASPELVVEERGSGSPPESTLTLKHASNDITLKIETSGESWLEVENGNGESLFSNMFGEDESPLELDVSDEDRIWINAGSAPNLDVSIDGLALTYPVDPEKEVFQHIWINLNKDGDQTD, encoded by the coding sequence ATGGAAATCGGCGAAAGACTAAAGGAAGCAAGAGAAGCGAAAAACTTGTCGCTGGATAAGTTGCAGGATATGACAAAAATACAGAAAAGGTATCTGGATGCAATCGAACAGGGGAACTTTGGGATTTTGCCAGGGAAATTTTACGCACGGGCATTTATTAAAGAATATGCCTCAGCGGTTGGTCTTGATGCAAAAGAATTAATGGAAGAACATAAAGACGAAATACCGCAGACCGAAGAAGAAACGCCATCACAGTATACGTACATACATCGGTCGAGAAAGGATAACAGTCCTGCAAAAGGCACTTCTGTATTTTCATTAATACCAACAGTGATTGTTGTTCTATTAATTATTGGTATTATGGCTGTCGTATGGTTTTTTGCTCAGGATACGTCACCAGACACTGATAATAATAACGAACCAAAAGAACCACAGGAGGACAATGCAATTATCCGTGATTCCGGCGACAGTGAACAAGAAGACGGACAATATCCGGAAGAAAACGATACAGGCACTAAAGATGGCCCCGGTGATACATCTGATTCGGAACAACAGGATCAACAGGATGAACAAACCGATTCGTCATCTAATGAGGATATTGACAACGCCTCCCCTGAACTTGTTGTTGAAGAAAGAGGTTCAGGCAGTCCCCCGGAATCAACACTCACATTAAAGCATGCCAGTAACGATATAACCCTCAAGATTGAAACATCAGGTGAATCGTGGCTGGAAGTGGAAAACGGTAATGGTGAATCCTTGTTTTCAAATATGTTCGGGGAAGATGAGTCGCCTTTGGAATTGGATGTTTCGGACGAAGATCGTATCTGGATTAATGCAGGAAGTGCCCCAAATCTGGATGTTAGTATTGATGGCTTAGCATTAACATATCCAGTCGACCCTGAAAAAGAAGTGTTTCAGCACATTTGGATAAACCTGAATAAAGATGGCGATCAAACAGACTGA